One window from the genome of Hippopotamus amphibius kiboko isolate mHipAmp2 chromosome 13, mHipAmp2.hap2, whole genome shotgun sequence encodes:
- the EXOSC9 gene encoding exosome complex component RRP45 isoform X1: protein MKETPLSNCERRFLLRAIEEKKRLDGRQTYDYRNIKISFGTDYGCCIVELGKTRVLGQVSCELVSPKLNRATEGILFFNLELSQMAAPAFEPGRQSDLLVKLNRLLERCLRNSKCIDTESLCVVAGEKVWQIRVDLHLLNHDGNIIDAASIAAIVALCHFRRPDVSVQGDEVTLYTLEERDPVPLSIHHMPICVSFAFFQQGTYLLVDPNEREERVMDGLLVIAMNKHREICTIQSSGGIMLLKDQVLRCSKIAGVKVAEITELIQKALENDQKVRKEGGKFGFAESIANQRITAFKMEKAPIDTSDVEEKAEEIISEAEPPSEVVSEPVLWTPGTAQIGEGIENSWGDLEDSEKEDEDEGGSDEAVILDSIKTDTGLEASNIGSQDAPIVLSDSEEEEMIILEPDKTPKKIRTQTISATQVKAPSKKPVKKRKKKRAAN, encoded by the exons ATGAAGGAGACTCCGCTCTCAAACTGCGAGCGCCGCTTTCTACTCCGCGCCATCGAAGAGAAGAAG CGGCTGGATGGCAGACAAACCTATGATTATAGGAACATCAAGATCTCTTTTGGAACAGATTATGGGTGCTGCATTGTGGAACTTGGAAAAACAAG AGTTCTTGGACAGGTTTCCTGTGAACTTGTTTCTCCAAAACTCAATAGGGCAACAgaaggtattcttttttttaaccttgaacTCTCTCAGATGGCTGCCCCAGCTTTTGAACCTGGCAg GCAGTCAGATCTCTTGGTGAAGTTGAATCGCCTCTTGGAAAGATGTCTAAGAAATTCGAAGTGTATAGACACTGAATCTCTCTGTGTTGTTGCTGGTGAAAAG GTTTGGCAAATACGTGTGGACCTCCATTTATTAAATCATGATGGTAATATTATTGATGCTGCCAGCATTGCTGCAATTGTAGCCTTATGTCACTTCCGAAGGCCTGATGTATCTGTCCAAGGAGATGAAGTAACACTG taTACACTTGAAGAACGTGATCCTGTACCATTGAGCATCCACCACATGCCCATTTGTGTCAGTTTTGCCTTCTTCCAGCAAGG AACATATTTATTGGTGGATCCCAATGAACGAGAAGAACGTGTAATGGATGGCTTGCTGGTGATTGCCATGAATAAGCATCGAGAGATTTGTACCATCCAGTCCAGTGGTGGGATAATGCTGCTAAAAGATCAA GTTTTGAGATGCAGTAAAATAGCTGGTGTGAAAGTAGCAGAAATTACAGAGCTAATACAGAAAGCTTTGGAGAATGACCAGAAAGTTAg GAAAGAAGGTGGAAAATTTGGCTTTGCAGAGTCTATAGCAAATCAAAGGATCACagcatttaaaatggaaaaggccCCTATTGATACCTCTGATGTAGAGGAGAAAGCAGAAGAAATCATCTCTGAAGCTGAACCTCCTTCAGAAGT TGTTTCTGAACCTGTGCTGTGGACTCCTGGAACTGCCCAAATTGGAGAGGGAATAGAAAATTCCTGGGGTGATCTTGAAGACTCTGAGAAGGAAGATGAGGATGAAGGTGGCAGTGATGAAGCTGTCATTCTTGATAGTATAAAAACGGACACTGGACTAGAAGCCTCTAATATTGGAAGCCAAG atGCTCCTATAGTGCTCTCAGACagtgaagaagaagaaatgatcaTTTTAGAACCAGATAAGACTCCGAAGAAAATAAG AACACAGACCATCAGTGCAACACAAGTAAAAGCACCAAGTAAAAAgccagtgaaaaagagaaaaaagaagagagctgCTAATTAA
- the EXOSC9 gene encoding exosome complex component RRP45 isoform X2: protein MAAPAFEPGRQSDLLVKLNRLLERCLRNSKCIDTESLCVVAGEKVWQIRVDLHLLNHDGNIIDAASIAAIVALCHFRRPDVSVQGDEVTLYTLEERDPVPLSIHHMPICVSFAFFQQGTYLLVDPNEREERVMDGLLVIAMNKHREICTIQSSGGIMLLKDQVLRCSKIAGVKVAEITELIQKALENDQKVRKEGGKFGFAESIANQRITAFKMEKAPIDTSDVEEKAEEIISEAEPPSEVVSEPVLWTPGTAQIGEGIENSWGDLEDSEKEDEDEGGSDEAVILDSIKTDTGLEASNIGSQDAPIVLSDSEEEEMIILEPDKTPKKIRTQTISATQVKAPSKKPVKKRKKKRAAN from the exons ATGGCTGCCCCAGCTTTTGAACCTGGCAg GCAGTCAGATCTCTTGGTGAAGTTGAATCGCCTCTTGGAAAGATGTCTAAGAAATTCGAAGTGTATAGACACTGAATCTCTCTGTGTTGTTGCTGGTGAAAAG GTTTGGCAAATACGTGTGGACCTCCATTTATTAAATCATGATGGTAATATTATTGATGCTGCCAGCATTGCTGCAATTGTAGCCTTATGTCACTTCCGAAGGCCTGATGTATCTGTCCAAGGAGATGAAGTAACACTG taTACACTTGAAGAACGTGATCCTGTACCATTGAGCATCCACCACATGCCCATTTGTGTCAGTTTTGCCTTCTTCCAGCAAGG AACATATTTATTGGTGGATCCCAATGAACGAGAAGAACGTGTAATGGATGGCTTGCTGGTGATTGCCATGAATAAGCATCGAGAGATTTGTACCATCCAGTCCAGTGGTGGGATAATGCTGCTAAAAGATCAA GTTTTGAGATGCAGTAAAATAGCTGGTGTGAAAGTAGCAGAAATTACAGAGCTAATACAGAAAGCTTTGGAGAATGACCAGAAAGTTAg GAAAGAAGGTGGAAAATTTGGCTTTGCAGAGTCTATAGCAAATCAAAGGATCACagcatttaaaatggaaaaggccCCTATTGATACCTCTGATGTAGAGGAGAAAGCAGAAGAAATCATCTCTGAAGCTGAACCTCCTTCAGAAGT TGTTTCTGAACCTGTGCTGTGGACTCCTGGAACTGCCCAAATTGGAGAGGGAATAGAAAATTCCTGGGGTGATCTTGAAGACTCTGAGAAGGAAGATGAGGATGAAGGTGGCAGTGATGAAGCTGTCATTCTTGATAGTATAAAAACGGACACTGGACTAGAAGCCTCTAATATTGGAAGCCAAG atGCTCCTATAGTGCTCTCAGACagtgaagaagaagaaatgatcaTTTTAGAACCAGATAAGACTCCGAAGAAAATAAG AACACAGACCATCAGTGCAACACAAGTAAAAGCACCAAGTAAAAAgccagtgaaaaagagaaaaaagaagagagctgCTAATTAA